GCCTTCTTACCATTTCTAGCCACATTGACTGCAAGAGATAATGCAATGTTACTTTTACCTGAACTTGGAGGTCCGAAAACCTGAGTTATAGTACCCTTTTCAACCCCTCCCTCTAAAAGAACATCCAGTCTAGAGTTTGTTGGAATCTTACCATCATTATCAAAACTAGCTAAAGGCTTCATATATATCATTATGTAATTTAAAGATTATAAAAATTAACGTTTAGTGAAAACAGGTTTATCCGATGTTAAATCTACAATGGTTGAAGGATTATTGTTTTCAAGCTCCCCAACGTCAATAACTAAATCCACATCAACATCCAATTGTTTTAAAATATCTTCAGGATTATTCAAGGTTTCTTCATTAGTTAAATTCGCACTTGTAGTAATGATTGGGAATAAATTAGCCAGCTGACAAGCAATATTATAATCAGGAACCCTGACACCAACCTTGGTAAGGCCACCAGTAACTGTTCTTGGAACTACAGTTGTTTTGTTCAAAATAAATGTGTATGGCCCAGGCAAATATTTGTCGATGATCTTTTTATCCTCAACATCGACTTTAGCCACAATATCAATGGCCTTTTTTGAAGAAATTAAAATTGACAATGGCTTTAGGGGAGATCTGTTTTTAATCTGAAAAATCTTTTTAACAGCATTTCTATTGAAAATATTCGCTCCCAATCCGTAAACGGTATCAGTAGGATATAAGATAACCCCGCCATTAGCCATTACTTCAATAGCTTCCCCTATTATTGATTTATCGAAATTTTTTGTATCGGTCTTTAATATTTTCATGAAACTACCTAAAAATTATATATGAATAACTTCTTTATATATACTTATGCTTGAGAGTCTACGACCTTTTTTAACAAGAATTTTAAATCCAATCGCTGAAAAAATCAATATAAATCCAAATATCGTCACTTTGGTTTCTCCATTCATTGCGTTGCTTTCAGCCATTGCCTATGGAGAGAAAATAATACTTTTAGGTGCGACATTCATTCTTTTAAGCGGATTTTTAGATGTTGTGGATGGTGCAGTAGCTCGTTTTCATGGAAGAACCTCCAAATTCGGAGCTTTTCTTGATTCAACAATTGACAGAATAGCTGATGGAATAATCTATATTGGAATAATCTTCGGAGGCTATTGCGACTGGTTTATAGGAATTCTTGCAATACATTCTGCATTGACAATCAGCTATGTAAAAGCAAGAGCAGAATCACAAGGAGTAGAATGTAATGTTGGTATTGCAGAGCGTGCAGTTAGACTGATTATCCTAATGATTGGATCTGTTGTAGGATATCTAACGGCGCCAATCTATTTCACATACATAATCATATTTTTAGTGATCATATCATACATTACAGTTGTTCAAAGAGTTTATCATGTATGGAGGCAGTTGAAATGAGTAATCTAGAAAGTCCGGAAAAAATAGCCATAGACATTGCAAAATTAGAGAGAAACTTGAATCAGGTAGCCGACATTACCTTTGAAAATGAAGAAAAGGAAGTTTATGATAGGGCAGTAGACTATATGAATGATTCCAAGTATTATTTGGAAAAAGAGGATTATAGAACTGCATTCGGCTGTATCGAATATAGCCATGGGCTTTTAGATGCCCTTCGTATGATTCATGGATTGATTTAAAAAAAGAAAAGAGACTAGTGAATTTTGATTTCACTGTCCAAAAGAGAATCATCAGCGTCGGCCTTGATCTTGCCGTCCAACACTTCAATGACCCTATCAGCCAATCTGGCAACATCCATATCATGAGTAACCATAATCAAAGTTACATTCTCTTCCTTATGGAGCTTGTTTAGCTGTTTTAAAATCTTGTTACTTGTTTTTGAATCCAATGACCCTGTTGGTTCGTCAGCCAAAATAATGGATGGTTCATTAGCCAAGGCACGTGCAATAGCAACCCTTTGACGCTCACCACCGGACAACTGATTAGGAAGCATTTTAGCCTTATCCCCCAGTCCGACAATATCCAATAAGTGAAGAGCCCTTTCACGCATCTTTTTTGAGCCCCATTTCTTGGTAAACATAGGAATCTCAACATTCTCAACAACTGACAAGTTTGGAATCAAATTATGAAGCTGGAAAACAAAGCCTATCTTGTCAGCTCTAAACTCGTTTAATTTCTTATTGGATTCCAAATTATAGCCAGCAACAGAAATTGAACCTGAATCTGGAGTATCAAGAGCACCCAACATGTTAAGAAGAGTGGATTTTCCAGAACCTGAAGGTCCGATAATAGATACAAACTCTCCTTCCTCGATTGTAAGATTAATGCCGTTTAAAGCCTTGATATTTCCGTCTTCATAAGTTTTAACCAAATCTTTAATTTCAACAATATTGCTCATAGATAACACCTACTCATACCTCAAAGCTTCAGTCGGAGGCAATTTCATTGCTTTCATAGCAGGGAATATTCCACCAATTATTCCGACTGCAATGGCTATGATGAATGCCTGTGCAAATGTCTGTAATGTGAATATAGGAGTTATGCCAATCATTGGCCCTGCAATTGTAACAGCAACATATCCTATAATGGATCCTAGAATAGCTGATAAAATAGTAATAACAAGAGATTCACCTACAATCATTAGTAAAATTCTTTTATTGGACCATCCTACTGCTTTTAAAACTCCAATTTCACGAGTTCTTTCAAATACTGACATCAGCATTGTATTGATAATGCCCAAACCACCAACAACGATAGCTAAAAGAGAAATCGCAAGAGATGCTGACTTTAACATATTCAACATGTCAGCCATTTGATTCATTTCCATGACAGAAGACACTGTTGTAATATTTTCACCATATTTTTCATCTATCCTGTCTGCAACTTCTTTAGGGTCAGATTCCTTATCCACCACAACATAAACGTTACTTATGCTGCCCTCATCACCAGAAATCTCACCGACTTTTGAAATTGATGTGAAAGCACCCCCGTCACTTCCCTGATCACCTGATTCAAAGGTTCCCACTATTTCAAATTTTTCTCCATTAACAGAAACGGAATCCCCTATTGACAGATTCTTATTTTCAGCAAAAATTTTACCAACGACTATTTCAGATGAATTTTCCTTGAATATTCTTCCACTGGTTATTTCCATTTCTGCAGCATCGGTTGCATTTGCATTTATTCCTATCAACGTAAACATTGGATTTCCATCAACGTTTGTAAGAGTTACATAAATAGGAAATGTGCTGTTTACTCCTTCTACTGATGCTATTATGCTGGTCCAGTTGGAACTGATCGTATTGGTTCCGTAGGCAGTGTTACCTGAATCTTTTCCAGTTACGGTAAAGTCGGCTCCACCTGCATGAATTGTGTCTTCAAAGGTACCAACAAGTCCATCAGTAATACCTCCAAGTGCTACGATTGTAGTTATTCCAATACAAATTCCCACAATAGCTAGAATAGCGCTTGTTTTCCTCCTGAAAGGATTTTTAAGAATTAACTTTAAAAACGACATTTAAATTTCACCATTTTTTATAAAAACACGCAATATATAAAAATTATATGATATAAAATTTAAATGTTTTGAAAAAAAGAAAAAAAGAGACTAGTGAATTTTGATTTCACTGTCCAAAAGAGAATCATCAGCGTCAGTCTTAATCTTGCCGTCCAACACTTCAATGACCCTATCAGCCAATCTAGCAACATCCATATCATGAGTAACCATAATCAAAGTTACGTTTTCCTTTTTATGAAGTTCATTGAGCTGTTTTAAAATCTTGTTACTTGTTTTTGAATCAAGAGAACCTGTGGGCTCATCAGCCAGAATGATTGAAGGCTCGTTAGCCAATGCACGTGCAATAGCTACCCTTTGACGCTCACCACCAGACAACTGGTTTGGCTTCATTTTGGCCTTATCCTCCAGTCCAACAATATCCAACAAGTGAAGAGCCCTTTCACGCATCTTTTTTGAGCCCCATTTCTTGGTAAACATAGGAATCTCAACATTCTCAACAACTGACAGGTTTGGAATCAAATTATGAAGCTGGAAAATGAAACCTATCTTGTCTCCCCTGAACTCATTTAATTTCTTGTTGGAAGTTAAATCGAAGCCGGCAACGTTAATGTATCCACTGTCAGGAACATCCAAAGCACCCAACATGTTTAAAAGAGTGGACTTGCCGGAACCTGAAGGCCCAATGATAGATACGAACTCACCATCCTCAATAGTGAGGTGGATGCCGTTTAAAGCTTTGATATTTCCCTTTTCATATGTTTTAACCAAATCTTTAATCTCAACAATATTGCTCATATATATCACCTACTCATACCTCAAAGCTTCTGTCGGAGGCAAGCGGACAGCCTTGATAGCTGGATAGACCCCTCCGATTATACCGACGATTATAGCAATTGAAAATGCCTCGACAATTGTTTGTGGTGTAAATATTGCACTCATTCCACCGAGAATGTTAAGGCTCATGAAGATTTCAACACCAATGATACCGACAATGGTACCTACAATGGCTGCAGCAACTGTCAATACTATTGACTCTGCAATAATCATCATCAAAATCTTTTTATTGGACCAACCTACAGCCTTCAAAACACCAATTTCACGAGTTCTTTCAAGAACAGACATGAGCATAGTGTTAATGATTCCAACACCACCGATTACAATAGCCAACAATGAAATACCGAATGAAACACCATGAAGCATATCAATCAAGTCTTTAGCCATCCCCAAGTCAGAAAGTGAGGAAATGACGGTTATGTTATCGTCATATTTATCCTCCAATGCATCTCCAACCTCTTCAGGCTCCATTTTAGGATCTACCTTAACAAAAATGGAAGATATGTTTCCCTCATCATCCATTAAATCCTGCATGTTGTCCAAAGTCATGAAATAACTCATATCCTGATTGGAATTACCTGATTCGAAAATTCCAACAACCTTGAATGTTTCATCTCCGATTGTTATCTCATCCCCGACAGTCACATTGTTTGTTTCGGCAGTTACCTTACCTGCAATGATTTCCTTAGCATCGCTATCGGCGAAGATGTGGCCTTTTATTATATTCAATTCTGCAAACTTAACATCACTAGGATTTATTCCAACCAATGACATTATCTTGTTATCGTGTGGAATTGTACTTGAATATACTCCAACCGCTTCAGTGACTCCCTTTTCTTTTTTAATTTTATCAACCCAGCTTTCATTTAGTTTCGTAGTTCCAAACATGGAGGATTGATCAGAAACGGAAGTGGAACTGGAACCTGTAATTGTAATGTCAGTACCTCCTGAATGAAGAGTATCCTCCGCACTAGCTATTAAACCATCAGTAATTCCACCAAGAGCAACAATAGTAGCAATGCCAATACCAATACCGACAATTGCCAGAAATGCCCTGGTCCTATTCCTAAATGGATTTTTTAAAATTAACGATAAAAATGACATGACTAATAATATGTGAATATATTTATATAAATGTAATTATGTGTTAAAAAGAGCCAATAACGTATCAATAAGCATATTACATGCTGTTTGTTAAAAGAATTAAAAGAAATCAAATAGCAATAAATCGGCATTTGCCAATCTTAAAAAAATAAGAGATTAAAAAAATGTTAATTATTCAAGACCGTCATTCAAGCCGTTGTTATTCTTATCCATCCAGGAATACTCCTCAGGATACTTTTCATACAATTTCTGATTTGCATAATCTGACCCTGGGCTTGACTGATAGTATGGATTTTTTGCACAGCTTCTGCAAACTTTACCTTGAGTATAATCATCATTTGCTTCTGATGCTGATAGTGCTGCCCCACAAATGGCACAGTAGCCATATGCCCCACTATTCTTGCTTGAAGAACCTGAACTTATGTCTTCAGTTACATTTGTAATGTTCTCTGTAACGTTGGTCGTATTGTTGGCAACATTTGCGTTTTTAGATTCTGCATTGCCAGTTAAGATTACAAAAGAAGCGCATAAAGCCATAGCAATAACTATCACGGATATCAAAATAGCAATGCCTGTTTTTTTATTCATTATATCTTAAAAAAAAAGTTAAAAAGAATAATTAGTTAAAATTATTCCATATCTTCAAATCTTTCTTCGAGTTTTTCCATTACACCAGGCAATGAAGTGTATTCCATTTCTTCAGCAGGTAATCTGTGAGGTTCAAATGGACCATGTCTTCTGATGTAACTTGCAATTAAAGCTGCTTCTTCTCTGGTAGGGTCGAAAGCAGGGTCATCGAACAAGTCTACAGGACCAATTAATTGACCATCAGCAACTTGGAAACCTAAACCAATTACTCTTGGAGGTCCGTCGAATCTGATCGGGTTTGCATCTTCTTCAGATACAGGCATTAAAGGACCGTTGTGAGATCCCCTCATCCATCCACTTACCATGTGAGGGAATGCAAATGGTTCAACTACTTCACCGTTAGCTGGGAATCCTGATTGTGCTCTTACAATAGCTGCAGGGTCATCTTTACCTACATATTCTCCAGCCATTAAGTTTAATCTTTCAGTACTTATTGCAGCTGCAATTTCACCGTTTTTCTTCCATACTCTTTTAATTACGTATCTTCCAGTAGAACCAATTAAAGCAAGTAAATCATACATTTCTTCAGGACAGTCTAAAATAACTTTTCTGTGTTCGATTACATCAAATACTTCGAATTTGAAACCATCGTGTAAACTTGGGTCAATAACAAGACCTGCAGTGTTAAATGGATCTGCAAACATTTTGAAAATAGGCATGTTAAATGCACCAGGTTCGGTTTTATCACAGCAGAATACCAATACAGGATCACTTGGTCTTTCTTTGAATTCCATTTCAGCTACACCAGGACCCATACCTTTAATGTTTCCTGAGAAGGTATCAGATAATAAATCTTGACCTGCACCATATAACTTTAATTCACGTGCTCTTTCAGTAGCTTTCATAAAAGCGTTATAAGCTGTTTCGTGTACTTCTTGATTTTCTTCACCATTTTGGTGAGCCATTATCAAATCAATGTCGTCTCCACAACGGCTTATATAATAATCAGTTAAAATACCAGATTCTAAAGCATCGTTTAATACATCGTCACAAATATCCATTAACTCAGGATGAGCAACACAGTGTCCAGAAACACTTCCAATATCTGCTTTGATTACACTAATAGTTGTTTTCATTTTCAAAACACCTCAAAATTATTAGATTTCACTTGTAAGTGAATTATAAGCATTAACTATTGTAAAAATTTAAGATATAACTTAAAAATTTACTAGTTACTATACATTATTTATTTTTGATTTGTATAGTATTTAATTATTATGTTTTAAAAGAATAATAAAAAAGAATTAAAATAAAATTATTCTTTAGAAATATTATTGAAAGCCTCTTCTACTGCCTCCTTTTGATTCATTGAATCTTTTGCTTCGTTTACCCTTTCAATATCCGCCTTGGTTTCAGGATACCTAGGAGCTGCATCGCAACCCCCATCGTCGACTTTGGATATCTCAAAGGTACCTATCTTTTCAGCTATCTTTTGAATTTCTGATTTGTCCAAACCAATCAAAGGACTCAATATAGGATATTCAGAGTCATTTCTAGTGGCCAATATGTTGGCAAGTGTCTGGGAAGCCACCTGGCCTACACTGCTACCATCAACAAGAGCCAAAGCCCCTGTTTTTTCTGCAAGCTTTGAAGCAACCTGATACATTCCTGATTTACATAGAACACAGGTCATTTTCTCAGGAGCATCATCTTTACATTTCTTTAAGTAATCTCCAAACTTAACAATTCTTTTCTGTATTGGAACGCCAGCAGCATATACATTCAATGCATCAACCAAATCATCGAATTTTTCACGTGACTTTGGTTTGGTATAAGGTTCTGCATCAAAATGAAGGGCGATAACCTCACATCCCCTTTTCATCATCATATAAGTAGCTACAGGGGAATCTATTCCGCTTGATAACAATGATATTACCTTACCTTGAGTTCCTAAAGGCAAACCTCCAGGCCCTTCAACCTTTTCATGATAAATGAATGTTTCATTATCCCTTATTTCAACGTATATTGTTAATTCCGGATTTGTCAGGTCAACGGGACAACCCACCTTACGCACCACCACGGCTCCACAATGACCAGCCATTTCCTGAGATGTGAAGTCATGATTTCCAACACGCCTGCATTTGATTGCAAATGTTGTTTCGGAGGTTAGAATTCCCCCTTCCAATAAAACATCAACATATTTTTCAAGTGTAGAATCAATATCCTCAGTATTGGTGTATGTTGTAACGGCAGGAGAATATGAAACAATACCGAATATCTTATTTAATTTATTGAGTGTTTCTTCCATGTTTTTCGGATAAACATAGATTCTTCCCTGGCTCCTCTCAACTTCACAATCGCTGGCCGCCTTTATGTTCTTTACCAGCTTTCTTTCAAATCTTGATCTTACCTTCGGACTTTTAAGACCGATTTCCCCATATCTGACAATTATTAAAGTATAATCCACATAATCACCTAATTCAACAAATTTAAATGTTTAGCAACCACTTTCAGTGTGGAACCTTGGAGCAATACTGACATACAGGTGATAACCATAACCGTATTTAGCAATGTCATCGCATCAGGTATTTGTGCAACGAGCGGATAGAATGCAAATACGATAGGGATTGCACCTTTAACACCAGCCCATGAAATAAATGTCTTTGCCCTCATATTCAGCTTAAACGGAGCCAATGTGATTAGAACGGCAATCGGCCTTGCGACAAATATCAAAACGATTGATATTATTAATGCAGGGACGAAAACTGTCAGCAATTCTGAAGGATCTGTGAATGCCCCTAACAATATGAACATTATAATCTGCATAACCCAAGCAAATCCGTCGAAAAATGACAGCTGCAACTCTTTATATTTGATTTTACAGTTACCTATAATGATTCCAGCTATATATACTGCCAAGAATCCGTTTCCGCCAAAGTATTCTGTTATCGCATAGGATAAAATTGCTGCAGACACCAGCAAAACAGGATATAAACCTTCAATAGGCAATTTTAACCTTGCAAGAAATATTGAAAGTCCTTTTCCTAAAAGAGCACCTCCAATAAATCCTACAACCAAGGATACTATGAACTGTATAACAATTTGCACCATTGAAGTTTGAGGGTGCAATATCAAGTGGATGATTGAAATTACAATAATATAAGCCATCGGATCGTTTGTACCACTCTCCAGTTCCAGAATATTGTCCAAATCGTACTTGATTTTCATGTTCTGAGTCCTGAAAATGGAAAATACGGCAGCAGCATCTGTAGATGAAACTGTAGCTCCCAAAAGCAAGGACAACATCAAATCCATATTGAAAATATAATGTACGGACAATCCAACCACAATAAAGGTTATGAAAACCCCAACTGTAGACAATGAAATTCCTTCCTTCAAAACGGGCTTTATATGACCGAAACTAGTATCCAAACCACCAGAAAACATGATTGTTATAAGAGCAAAGATACTAATCGATTGAACCAAGTTATAATTACTAATCGAATTCTGAACAAAACGTCCAGTATCCAAAAAAATTCCTAAAAATAAAAATACAACAAGTATTGGAACTCCAATCTTTGAAGTGAACCTAGTGAACAGCACACTTGCAAAAAGAACCAAACCTGCTAATAATAATAAAAAATGTATATCCATCATTATACCAAGCATATATATTAATGATATTATTTATATTTGGTATGATATATAATTTTTTGCAAAAAAAAATAAAAAAGGAAAACGATTAGATTAAGCCAATAGCTGTCTCTAATGCTTCTTCCATTTTCTCCTTATTCGGACCTGCACCTTGTGCCAATGTCAAGCGGCCACCACCGCCACCACCAAGAAGTCCAGCTGCCTCCTTGATAATATCGTTTATTTTGATTCCATCATCAATAGCTTTTTGAGATGCAGCACCAACAATCTTACCGTCATTATTTCCAATGACTGCAACATCTGCCTTGTCATTGTCGGTGAAATCAGTGGCAATCTTTTGAAGTTCCTTGAAATCGGCATCGATTAGTTGTTTGATGACTCTCAAACCGTTGATCTCATCAACATCATCACTTAATGAATTCATCTTGAGAGATGCGATTTCTGATTTTAGCTTATCGATTTCGTTTTTCTGAGCCTTCCATTCACTGAAGAACCTGTCACAGGTTTTAGGCAACTGTTCAGCCTCAACCTTGAATATTTCGGAACTTTTTGATAGAAGATCGTTTTCATGCTGTATGGAGTTGACTGCAGCAATACCTGCTGAGAAATCAATTCTTTCAACACCATCCTGAACCCTTTCGGTCTTGTTGATCTTAATAGGTCCTATATCACCAGTTCTTGGAATATGAGTACCTGCACATGCCTGAACATCAATTCCAGGAACCTTAACAACACGAATTACTCTTCCAGGAACTATACCTCCCTGATAGAGTCTGAATCCGTAAAGCTGCTCTGCCTCATCCCTTGAATGGAACTGAATATCCAGCTCAATATTGTCCATTACAAATTCATTAGCTATTCTTTCAATTTCATTGATTTCTGATTGTGAAATTCTCTTATAATGAGACAAGTCAATCCTTGAACGTTGGATTCCTTTTTGTGCACCTGCTTGCCAAATATGATCTCCAAGAACTTCTTTTGCAGCAGCTACGATTAAGTGAGTGGCTGTGTGATGGCGTGCAAGAGTTATTCTCCTATCCCAATCAATAACCCCATTGATTTTCTTACCAATCAAGTCATTCAAGACATCTTCGGAGAAATCGTCATTGTCTGCAACGACATGGTGAAGAACCACATTGTTTACCTTTTCTGCATAGTCGATTTCATATTCCACATCATCATAAGATATTTTACCTATATCTGAAGGTTGACCTCCCCCTTCAGGATAGAATGTGGTTTTATCAAAGACCAAAGCCAATTTACCGTCTTTTTCAATAACATCCAAAACTTCAGCTTCAAATTCTTGTTGTTCGAAGTCTTGATAGAACAGCAATTCGGTTTCCGGACAATCAAAGTTAAACAAGTCTTTTTTAGCAACCTTGTCTTTTTCATGTTCATTTGCAACAAGTGTAAAGAAATTATCAGGAACATTAACTGTGAAGTTCATTGATTTTCCAATCTCTTCAACTGTTTCTGGAGGAATTCCATTTGCATCGTAAACCTCAATAAGTTTTTCCAAAGGCATTTCTTCCACATTGTCTTTTTTAAGCTTTTTAATTAGTCTGGAAACTATACTTCTTCCTTTTTTAATAGTGGTTTGATACCTTTCCTCTTCTAGAGATATGATGTTCATGATATGATCTTTAGATTCTTCAATTTCAGGATAAAACTTGGTTAAAAATTCCAGCTGAATCTCCATTACTTCAGCTAAAGATTCTTTCATGTTAAGCTCTTTCATGAATCTAATGGTTCTTCTTAAAACCAAACGAGCCAAATAACCTTCTTTTACATTGGATGGAATAATACCGTCAGCCAACATGAATGCAAGACAACGAGTATGATCAGCTATGATGTAAATTGCTTCCATAGGTTCGGCTGACTCTAGAAGTTCCTCCAAGGAAATTCCTAAACTATCTGCAACCTGTTGACGCAACTCTTTGATGTCCCCAATATCTTCAATATCCATCATTCCTGCAATTTCCGCATTACGTGAAAGAATTTCGGTGTTTAGTTTAACGTCGGTCAATTCCATCAGCTTATTAACAACAGGTGCAAAACAGGCGTCATATGCAGTAGGAGTTCCTTGACTGATCCATGCGATTCTTTCAAGCCCATAACCTGTATCAACTACCTTGATTGGAATTTCTTTTTTGTCACCGTTTTCAAGGGTTTCATATTGTATGAAAACCAAAGTGGCCAATTCCACTCCTCTAACGCAGACTTCATAACAAGGTCCTTCATTACCTCCTCCGCTCCACCAGGATTTGATGAAGGTAATTTCCTTAGTGTCCATTCCGATATATTTGAAGAACTCGTGACAGAGCCTTATTGTTTCATCTTCCCAGTAAATAAACTCGTCTTCCGTATTGATAACTGTATGTGACCCCATTGTAAAACATGTCATGTGCCTACCTGTTCTTCCAACGTTGTCCACATCGTTCAAACGAACGGAAGGTTGAGCTACTTCAAGAGGATTAGCAGGAGGTTTTACTAAACCAGATGTTACCCATGGTTGGAAACAGAAAATGGAAGCTCCTACTAAAAATACGTCATCTCTCCATCTTTTTGCTAAAATTGGATAACGTGATATATGAGTATGGCCTTCTTTTTCTAAAAATTCTCTAAAAACTTGTTGGATTTCATAAAGAGTGTAAGGCTTATCAGTTGCAGGATTTCCAATAAATGAATACTCATCACAAGGAGCATCACCACAAGTGTTCCTATCAATCTGAGAATAAAACTCCTGTCCACAAGTTTCACACTTTTGAAGTTTATATCCTAATTTTTCAAATATTTCTACCATAATATCAGCTTAAAAAAGTAAATCATTATAATATTTATTTTCAACAATAATAATATTTACTAGTTTTATATGTAATTATCAAACAGCCCATAATAAGTATTTCTACCTCTCCCTAACTTTTTAATTAGATTCTTGTCGTTGAGCTTCTTTAAGTAAACATAAGATGATTCCATATTTCAAATTCATAGTCCTCCCTCATTCAATAAAATAATTTTTCCCGAAATATCAAGCTATTCCATTTATGGTAATGAAAGGGTAATGATTAATTTGAAAAAATAGCTAAAAACTCTTAAAAACTAAAAATAATGCTTAGAAATCCATATTTTAAAATAGATTCTAGGAATGATTAAGCTGAAAATATGCGAAAATAAGGTAATGAAAGGGCAATTATTAAAAAAAAAGTTCAAAAATTAATAATTCCTCCAATATTCATAAGTGAAATTTCTAATGTGGCAGCACATCCCAACTCCATTAATTTTTCCAATCTGCCATCTTTTGAAGCTCCCATTAATTATTGATATTGATGTATTAAGAACTTTGATCATGAGGCTTTACCCATCAAATTCAAGTATATGAATATATTTATTATCCTAAAATACCAAAATAATCAATAATGAACATTATTAGAAAAAATTTAACATATTACTCCGGCTGTTTTTTAATGGGCTGTATTTTTGCGATAATCGTATGGTTATTTTTGAAAACTATGAATATTGGAACAAATCTTTTATGGAATATTCTTCCCAATTTCTCAGGTTTAAAAATATATCCAATTATAACATGTTTGATTGGAGGATTGATTTTAGGCTTAGTTAAAATGAAATATGGCGAAACAATTTACGAAATGGATGTTTTGATTAAAAAAGTCAAAAACAAGGAAAAACTAAAAAGCGAAAATATTATTGTCATATTCATAAGTGCATTGATTCCCATAATTTTTGGAGGAAGCATTGGTCCTGAAGCAGGGTTATGCTGTATTATAATAATTCTTTGTATTTGGATAAGCAAGTACATGGCCTTCTTTAACAAAAATGTTTATGAAATTTGTGATGCAGGTATAAATTCTGTTTTCACTTTAATATTTTTAGCACCATTGTATGGTCTGGTGGCACCTATAGAAAATGAAATAAATACCAAAAAGAAAATGTATAGTAATTTAATATGTATCTTTGGAGCT
The genomic region above belongs to Methanobrevibacter sp. and contains:
- a CDS encoding ABC transporter ATP-binding protein, whose amino-acid sequence is MSNIVEIKDLVKTYEDGNIKALNGINLTIEEGEFVSIIGPSGSGKSTLLNMLGALDTPDSGSISVAGYNLESNKKLNEFRADKIGFVFQLHNLIPNLSVVENVEIPMFTKKWGSKKMRERALHLLDIVGLGDKAKMLPNQLSGGERQRVAIARALANEPSIILADEPTGSLDSKTSNKILKQLNKLHKEENVTLIMVTHDMDVARLADRVIEVLDGKIKADADDSLLDSEIKIH
- a CDS encoding L-threonylcarbamoyladenylate synthase produces the protein MKILKTDTKNFDKSIIGEAIEVMANGGVILYPTDTVYGLGANIFNRNAVKKIFQIKNRSPLKPLSILISSKKAIDIVAKVDVEDKKIIDKYLPGPYTFILNKTTVVPRTVTGGLTKVGVRVPDYNIACQLANLFPIITTSANLTNEETLNNPEDILKQLDVDVDLVIDVGELENNNPSTIVDLTSDKPVFTKR
- a CDS encoding DUF357 domain-containing protein, producing the protein MSNLESPEKIAIDIAKLERNLNQVADITFENEEKEVYDRAVDYMNDSKYYLEKEDYRTAFGCIEYSHGLLDALRMIHGLI
- a CDS encoding ABC transporter permease, which encodes MSFLKLILKNPFRRKTSAILAIVGICIGITTIVALGGITDGLVGTFEDTIHAGGADFTVTGKDSGNTAYGTNTISSNWTSIIASVEGVNSTFPIYVTLTNVDGNPMFTLIGINANATDAAEMEITSGRIFKENSSEIVVGKIFAENKNLSIGDSVSVNGEKFEIVGTFESGDQGSDGGAFTSISKVGEISGDEGSISNVYVVVDKESDPKEVADRIDEKYGENITTVSSVMEMNQMADMLNMLKSASLAISLLAIVVGGLGIINTMLMSVFERTREIGVLKAVGWSNKRILLMIVGESLVITILSAILGSIIGYVAVTIAGPMIGITPIFTLQTFAQAFIIAIAVGIIGGIFPAMKAMKLPPTEALRYE
- a CDS encoding ABC transporter ATP-binding protein: MSNIVEIKDLVKTYEKGNIKALNGIHLTIEDGEFVSIIGPSGSGKSTLLNMLGALDVPDSGYINVAGFDLTSNKKLNEFRGDKIGFIFQLHNLIPNLSVVENVEIPMFTKKWGSKKMRERALHLLDIVGLEDKAKMKPNQLSGGERQRVAIARALANEPSIILADEPTGSLDSKTSNKILKQLNELHKKENVTLIMVTHDMDVARLADRVIEVLDGKIKTDADDSLLDSEIKIH
- a CDS encoding ABC transporter permease codes for the protein MSFLSLILKNPFRNRTRAFLAIVGIGIGIATIVALGGITDGLIASAEDTLHSGGTDITITGSSSTSVSDQSSMFGTTKLNESWVDKIKKEKGVTEAVGVYSSTIPHDNKIMSLVGINPSDVKFAELNIIKGHIFADSDAKEIIAGKVTAETNNVTVGDEITIGDETFKVVGIFESGNSNQDMSYFMTLDNMQDLMDDEGNISSIFVKVDPKMEPEEVGDALEDKYDDNITVISSLSDLGMAKDLIDMLHGVSFGISLLAIVIGGVGIINTMLMSVLERTREIGVLKAVGWSNKKILMMIIAESIVLTVAAAIVGTIVGIIGVEIFMSLNILGGMSAIFTPQTIVEAFSIAIIVGIIGGVYPAIKAVRLPPTEALRYE
- the pgsA gene encoding archaetidylinositol phosphate synthase, giving the protein MLESLRPFLTRILNPIAEKININPNIVTLVSPFIALLSAIAYGEKIILLGATFILLSGFLDVVDGAVARFHGRTSKFGAFLDSTIDRIADGIIYIGIIFGGYCDWFIGILAIHSALTISYVKARAESQGVECNVGIAERAVRLIILMIGSVVGYLTAPIYFTYIIIFLVIISYITVVQRVYHVWRQLK